The following proteins are co-located in the Deinococcus metallilatus genome:
- a CDS encoding uracil-DNA glycosylase family protein: MLLNMQETLAQLLEDIRGCRHCADALPCGPRPIVQAHGSAPLRIIGQAPGRKVHETGIPWDDPSGDRLRRWLGLTSEQFYDPRKVAIVPIGFCYPGKASSGDQPPRPECASLWHDRLNAHLRDVRLTLLIGQYAQAHYLGDRRKATLSDTVRAWREYLPLGSLPLPHPSPRNQPWLAKNPWFEKELVPDIQNAVRSLNL, translated from the coding sequence ATGTTGCTGAACATGCAGGAAACACTGGCGCAACTGCTTGAGGACATCCGGGGGTGCAGGCACTGCGCCGACGCTCTGCCCTGTGGTCCACGCCCCATTGTGCAGGCGCATGGATCGGCCCCGCTGCGTATCATTGGTCAGGCGCCCGGGCGGAAGGTACACGAAACGGGCATTCCATGGGACGACCCCTCCGGTGACCGGCTGCGCCGTTGGCTTGGCCTGACGTCCGAGCAATTCTACGACCCGCGAAAAGTCGCCATCGTCCCGATCGGCTTTTGCTATCCGGGCAAGGCCAGCTCCGGCGATCAGCCGCCACGACCGGAATGTGCTTCCCTGTGGCATGACAGGCTGAATGCCCATTTGCGTGACGTCAGGCTCACCCTGCTGATAGGGCAGTACGCGCAGGCCCATTATCTGGGGGATCGCCGCAAAGCCACGCTGAGCGATACCGTCAGGGCGTGGAGGGAGTATCTGCCGCTAGGCTCTCTTCCGCTGCCGCATCCCTCCCCACGCAACCAGCCCTGGCTTGCCAAAAATCCCTGGTTCGAGAAGGAATTGGTGCCGGACATCCAGAACGCCGTTCGTTCCCTGAATCTCTAA
- a CDS encoding MFS transporter small subunit, translating into MTQPRVTDAEPPQEVPVARLVLFWLIAGVPLAWGVVQTVLKALPLFTGGAGPGH; encoded by the coding sequence ATGACCCAGCCCCGTGTCACGGACGCCGAACCGCCGCAGGAAGTCCCGGTCGCCCGCCTCGTCCTCTTCTGGCTCATCGCTGGGGTGCCGCTCGCGTGGGGCGTGGTACAGACGGTCCTCAAGGCCCTGCCGCTCTTTACTGGAGGGGCAGGCCCGGGCCACTGA
- the fdhF gene encoding formate dehydrogenase subunit alpha: MRPTDFEVQVNGVPQPAVPGEPLIEVLNRAGLELPQVCYHPQLGPIQTCDTCLVTVNGEIVRACGTPVTAGMSVQTETLAARESRVTAFDKLLGNHLLYCTVCDNNNGNCVVHNTTALLKVEHQFTPYHPKPYPKDESNPFYRYDPDQCILCGRCVEACQNLQVNETLTINWEDPHPRVLWDGGRPINESSCVSCGHCVTVCPCNALMEKTMLGEAGLMTDLPLPMFHSAVDLVKAAEPSIGYGPILQISDTEAAMREGSIKRTKTVCTYCGVGCSFEVWTKERYILKIEPTHGPANGVSTCIKGKFGWDYVNSDKRLTTPLIREGDRFREASWEEATALIARRFSEIKAQHGPDALAFIASSKCTNEEAYLMQKLARGVVGTNNMDNCSRYCQSPATMGLWRTVGYGGDSGSIHDLERAGLVIGIGTNTAESHPVLATRVKRAHKLRGQRLIVADLREQEMAQRADLFIRPNPGTDFVWVTAVAKYILDEGLEDRAFLEKWVNGLDEFRASIAPYTLAYAEEVTGISQDVLKRIAHEIVQADGTCIMWAMGVTQQCSGSETSTAISNLLLVTGNYMRPGAGSYPLRGHNNVQGASDMGAMPNFVGGYQKVDDPAVREKFAAKWGVELPTNAGLDNHEMVHAIYEGTLRAMYLKGEEMGIVDSNANYVDAAFEKLDFFVVQDTFFSYTASFADVVLPASPSLEKDGTFTNTERRIQRLYRALEPLGDSKPDWEIIQLVANALGAGWNYHHPSEIMEEIASLTPLYAGVTYERLEGFKSLQWPVLPDGSDTPLLFTEGFPFPDGKARLYPAEFIPPQEVPDAEYDLHFNNGRMLEHFHEGNMTFKSPGITEKVPGTFVEVSPELARERGLESGRYVRLVSRHGAVRLRVLVTDRVEGKQVYMPMNTPEARQAVNRLTGSHTDPSTHTPAYKDTAVRMEILPEEGENPLPRVNPRYWRPTPQPGVEVERKWRRPDYRFPGDNPNRARIARYDTSESVGGDD, translated from the coding sequence TTGCGACCGACTGATTTTGAAGTGCAGGTGAACGGCGTCCCGCAGCCTGCCGTACCCGGCGAGCCGCTGATAGAGGTGCTGAACCGCGCCGGGCTGGAACTGCCCCAGGTCTGTTATCACCCGCAGCTCGGCCCGATCCAGACCTGCGACACCTGTCTGGTCACCGTGAATGGGGAAATCGTCCGCGCCTGCGGCACCCCTGTCACCGCTGGCATGAGCGTGCAGACCGAGACGCTGGCGGCCCGCGAGTCCCGGGTCACGGCGTTCGACAAGCTGCTGGGCAACCACCTGCTGTACTGCACGGTCTGCGACAACAACAACGGCAACTGCGTGGTTCACAACACGACGGCGCTGCTGAAGGTCGAACACCAGTTCACCCCCTACCACCCCAAGCCCTACCCGAAAGACGAGTCCAACCCCTTCTACCGCTACGATCCCGACCAGTGCATCCTGTGTGGGCGCTGCGTGGAAGCCTGCCAGAACCTCCAGGTCAACGAAACGCTGACCATCAACTGGGAAGACCCGCACCCGCGCGTGTTGTGGGACGGCGGTCGGCCCATCAACGAGTCGAGCTGTGTAAGTTGCGGTCACTGCGTGACGGTCTGCCCGTGTAATGCCCTGATGGAGAAGACGATGCTGGGCGAGGCGGGGCTGATGACCGACCTGCCGCTGCCGATGTTCCACTCGGCGGTGGACCTGGTCAAGGCCGCCGAACCCAGCATCGGATACGGCCCGATCCTGCAAATCTCCGACACCGAGGCGGCGATGCGCGAGGGGAGCATCAAGCGCACCAAGACAGTGTGTACCTACTGCGGCGTGGGCTGCTCCTTCGAGGTGTGGACCAAGGAGCGGTACATCCTCAAAATCGAGCCGACGCACGGCCCGGCCAACGGTGTCAGCACCTGCATCAAGGGCAAGTTTGGCTGGGACTACGTGAATAGCGACAAACGCCTGACCACCCCGCTGATCCGCGAGGGGGACCGCTTCCGTGAGGCAAGCTGGGAGGAAGCCACCGCGCTGATCGCCCGCCGCTTCAGTGAAATCAAGGCGCAGCACGGCCCCGACGCCCTGGCCTTTATCGCCTCTTCCAAGTGTACGAACGAGGAAGCCTACCTGATGCAGAAGCTGGCGCGGGGGGTGGTCGGCACCAACAACATGGACAACTGCTCGCGCTACTGCCAGAGTCCGGCCACGATGGGCCTATGGCGCACCGTGGGCTACGGCGGCGACAGCGGCTCGATCCACGACCTGGAGAGAGCCGGGCTGGTGATCGGCATCGGCACGAACACCGCCGAATCGCACCCGGTCCTCGCCACCCGGGTCAAGCGGGCGCACAAGCTCCGGGGCCAGCGCCTGATCGTGGCCGACCTGCGCGAACAGGAGATGGCGCAGCGGGCCGACCTGTTCATCCGCCCCAACCCCGGCACCGACTTCGTGTGGGTGACGGCGGTGGCGAAGTACATCCTCGACGAGGGACTGGAGGACCGGGCTTTCCTGGAGAAGTGGGTGAACGGCCTGGACGAGTTCCGCGCCAGCATCGCGCCGTATACCCTCGCCTATGCGGAGGAGGTCACGGGGATCAGCCAGGACGTACTGAAGCGGATTGCCCACGAGATCGTGCAGGCGGACGGCACCTGCATCATGTGGGCGATGGGCGTGACGCAGCAGTGCAGCGGTTCGGAAACGTCCACCGCCATCTCCAACCTGCTGCTGGTCACCGGCAACTACATGCGCCCCGGCGCCGGTTCCTATCCCCTGCGCGGCCACAACAACGTGCAGGGGGCCTCGGACATGGGCGCGATGCCCAACTTCGTCGGTGGCTACCAGAAGGTGGACGATCCAGCGGTGCGGGAGAAGTTCGCGGCGAAGTGGGGCGTGGAGCTGCCGACGAATGCAGGCCTGGACAACCACGAGATGGTCCACGCCATCTACGAGGGCACGCTGCGGGCCATGTACCTCAAGGGCGAGGAGATGGGCATCGTGGACTCCAACGCCAACTACGTGGACGCGGCCTTCGAAAAGCTCGACTTCTTCGTCGTGCAGGACACGTTCTTCTCGTACACGGCCAGCTTCGCGGACGTGGTGCTGCCCGCCAGCCCCTCTCTCGAAAAGGACGGCACCTTCACGAACACCGAGCGGCGCATCCAGCGCCTCTACCGCGCTCTGGAACCGCTGGGCGACAGCAAGCCCGACTGGGAGATCATCCAGCTCGTGGCGAATGCGCTGGGGGCAGGCTGGAACTACCACCACCCCAGCGAGATCATGGAAGAAATCGCCAGCCTGACCCCGCTGTACGCGGGCGTGACCTACGAGCGCCTGGAGGGCTTCAAGTCCCTGCAATGGCCCGTCCTGCCCGACGGCAGCGACACGCCTCTCCTCTTCACCGAGGGCTTCCCCTTTCCCGACGGCAAGGCCCGCCTCTACCCCGCCGAGTTCATCCCGCCTCAGGAGGTGCCGGACGCCGAGTACGACCTGCACTTCAACAATGGGCGGATGCTGGAACACTTCCACGAGGGCAACATGACCTTCAAGTCGCCGGGCATCACCGAGAAGGTGCCGGGGACCTTTGTGGAGGTGTCGCCCGAACTGGCCCGCGAGCGCGGTCTGGAAAGCGGGCGCTACGTGCGGCTGGTGTCGCGGCACGGCGCGGTGCGGCTGCGGGTGCTGGTGACGGACCGCGTGGAGGGCAAGCAGGTCTACATGCCGATGAACACGCCCGAGGCGCGGCAGGCCGTCAACCGCCTGACCGGCAGCCACACCGACCCCAGCACGCACACGCCCGCCTACAAGGACACGGCGGTGCGGATGGAGATTCTGCCGGAGGAGGGTGAAAACCCCTTGCCGCGCGTCAACCCCCGTTACTGGCGCCCCACGCCGCAGCCTGGCGTGGAGGTCGAGCGCAAGTGGCGGCGACCCGACTACCGCTTTCCGGGGGACAATCCCAACCGTGCCCGCATCGCGCGCTACGACACCTCCGAGAGCGTGGGAGGAGACGACTGA
- a CDS encoding HD domain-containing phosphohydrolase: MSLFKVWRATRPTSSGWARLLAWSVAGGALLAVRARHQQERHDRLTRLLSREGFEQSLGRSRRSGTLALVAVNRLKLLNVQQGWKAGDRLLREVARALSTALPPGSLLARWSGDEFLAFVPESEFQVVDQALSRLQGRLPSAFAGQPTFVFGLAPLHSPEGFRHALNEVDHEVYLDKGTGEVSAQTLGEERGLFEFALRLAQLEDPEVIIRRGLPMARKLLHFEAAAYYRVEGHDITAYSLDYDPAVPLPQEGIKLPIHISGLAERALREHCTVISVDAPNDPEATGIWTLMKVQSAMVAPVEISGQPLGLLGMGQLTGHKALPVRAQHVLELAALRLAHALELREKTQALRRTLEGGLLGLGVALEVRDLESYGHTQRVVDASVRLGRALGLDPLALDELRQGAYLHDIGKLSIPDRILLKPGPLDPDEWRIMQGHAAAGASIAAHIPQLSPGALDVIRSHHERWDGTGYPSRLAGEEIPLLARIFTVCDVYDALTSERPYKAAWTPEEARAEIAAQAGRQFDPRVVRAFLEANEPVPTAWDDQG, from the coding sequence ATGTCCCTTTTTAAGGTGTGGCGGGCAACTCGTCCCACCTCCTCCGGGTGGGCGCGGCTGCTGGCCTGGAGCGTGGCGGGGGGCGCGCTGCTCGCGGTGCGTGCCCGGCACCAGCAGGAGCGGCATGATCGCCTGACCCGCCTGCTTAGCCGTGAGGGCTTCGAGCAGAGCCTGGGCCGCTCCCGGCGTTCGGGGACCCTCGCCCTCGTCGCCGTCAACCGCCTCAAGCTGCTCAACGTGCAGCAGGGCTGGAAGGCGGGCGACCGGCTCCTGCGCGAGGTGGCCCGGGCCTTGAGCACAGCACTGCCGCCGGGCAGCCTGCTGGCGCGCTGGAGCGGCGACGAGTTCCTCGCCTTCGTGCCCGAGAGCGAGTTCCAGGTCGTCGACCAGGCCCTGAGCCGCCTTCAGGGGAGGCTGCCGTCGGCCTTTGCCGGGCAGCCCACCTTCGTCTTCGGGCTCGCGCCCCTGCACAGCCCCGAGGGGTTCAGGCACGCCCTGAATGAGGTGGACCACGAGGTCTACCTGGACAAGGGGACCGGTGAGGTTTCGGCCCAGACGCTGGGCGAGGAACGCGGGCTGTTCGAGTTCGCGCTGCGGTTGGCCCAGTTGGAGGACCCCGAGGTCATCATCCGCCGTGGGCTGCCCATGGCGCGCAAGTTGCTGCATTTCGAGGCCGCCGCCTACTACAGGGTGGAGGGTCACGACATCACGGCGTACTCCCTGGACTACGATCCGGCGGTGCCGTTGCCCCAGGAGGGGATAAAGCTTCCGATTCACATCAGCGGCCTGGCGGAGCGCGCCCTCCGGGAACACTGCACGGTGATCAGCGTGGACGCGCCCAACGACCCGGAGGCCACCGGCATCTGGACCCTGATGAAGGTCCAGAGCGCCATGGTCGCGCCGGTCGAGATCAGCGGTCAGCCCCTCGGCCTGCTGGGGATGGGGCAGCTCACGGGGCACAAGGCCCTGCCGGTGCGGGCGCAGCATGTCCTCGAACTCGCCGCGTTGCGCCTCGCCCACGCGCTGGAACTGCGTGAAAAGACCCAGGCCCTGCGGCGAACCCTCGAAGGCGGTCTGCTCGGGCTCGGCGTCGCCCTCGAAGTCCGCGACCTCGAATCCTACGGACACACCCAGCGCGTCGTCGACGCCAGCGTCCGGTTAGGCCGCGCCCTCGGTCTGGACCCGCTGGCCCTCGACGAACTCCGGCAGGGGGCCTACCTCCACGACATCGGCAAGCTCTCAATTCCCGACCGCATCCTGCTCAAACCTGGTCCGCTCGACCCGGACGAGTGGCGCATCATGCAGGGACACGCGGCCGCTGGCGCCTCCATCGCCGCCCACATCCCGCAGCTCTCGCCCGGGGCGCTGGACGTGATCCGGTCGCACCACGAGCGTTGGGACGGCACCGGGTATCCGTCGCGTCTGGCGGGGGAGGAGATTCCGCTGCTGGCCCGCATCTTTACAGTGTGCGACGTGTACGACGCGCTCACGAGCGAGCGGCCCTACAAGGCGGCGTGGACACCGGAAGAGGCGCGGGCGGAGATCGCGGCCCAGGCGGGACGCCAGTTTGATCCGCGGGTCGTCCGGGCGTTTCTGGAAGCGAACGAGCCGGTCCCCACTGCCTGGGATGACCAGGGCTAG
- a CDS encoding IS1 family transposase, translating to MDRASRRIVGCFFGQRDATGAFGLWQSLPTPYLDAVCPTDRLSAYKGVVFGGLHRIGGTQHIERFNATLRAKLPFLVRKSLSFCRQQANLELIVWLFLHRDNASLP from the coding sequence ATGGACCGAGCTTCCCGACGGATCGTCGGCTGCTTTTTCGGGCAGCGTGACGCAACAGGTGCTTTTGGCCTCTGGCAGAGCCTCCCCACACCCTACCTGGATGCGGTCTGTCCTACAGACCGCTTGTCGGCCTACAAAGGGGTGGTCTTCGGAGGACTGCATCGGATTGGCGGAACTCAGCACATCGAGCGCTTCAATGCCACCCTCCGTGCCAAATTGCCCTTCCTGGTCCGCAAAAGTCTCTCGTTCTGCCGTCAGCAGGCCAACCTCGAACTCATCGTCTGGCTCTTCCTCCACCGCGACAACGCGTCATTACCCTGA
- the fdhD gene encoding formate dehydrogenase accessory sulfurtransferase FdhD has translation MPPDEAAACSVLRHARGTVIPEIDLVAVEEPLELRLVQGDEEQSVAVTMRTPGADRDLALGFLYAEGAIREASDVLSLAEWRQGDLTTPNVLRVELRSGFEALRTLSRHTFTSSACGVCGTGSIERLALRARPAVWTRPPLAPEVVCGLPEQLRARQPLFAATGGLHAAGLFTAQGECLAVREDVGRHNAVDKLIGWALGQGLLPLSDHLLAVSSRAGFEIVQKAALAGLPVVCAVSAPTSLAVEVAGSFGITLVGFVRGDRFNVYSFPERLRLENVR, from the coding sequence GTGCCGCCCGACGAAGCTGCCGCCTGCTCTGTCCTGCGGCATGCGCGCGGGACCGTCATCCCCGAAATCGACCTCGTGGCGGTGGAGGAGCCGCTGGAACTCCGGCTGGTGCAGGGGGACGAGGAGCAGTCGGTGGCCGTCACGATGCGGACCCCCGGCGCCGACCGCGACCTGGCGCTGGGGTTCCTGTACGCCGAGGGTGCCATCCGCGAAGCCAGCGACGTGCTGAGCCTGGCCGAATGGCGGCAGGGTGACCTGACCACCCCCAACGTCTTGCGGGTGGAATTGCGTTCCGGCTTTGAGGCGCTGCGGACCCTCTCACGCCACACCTTCACCAGCAGCGCCTGCGGGGTGTGCGGCACGGGCAGCATCGAGCGGCTGGCGCTGCGGGCACGGCCAGCGGTCTGGACCCGGCCACCCCTGGCCCCCGAGGTGGTGTGCGGGTTGCCGGAGCAGCTCCGGGCCAGGCAACCGCTCTTCGCCGCCACCGGCGGGCTGCACGCGGCGGGCCTCTTCACGGCGCAGGGCGAGTGCCTGGCCGTCCGTGAGGACGTGGGCCGTCACAACGCGGTGGACAAGCTGATCGGCTGGGCGTTGGGGCAGGGCCTGCTTCCCCTGTCAGATCATCTGCTGGCCGTCAGCAGTCGGGCGGGGTTCGAGATCGTGCAGAAAGCCGCGCTGGCGGGCCTGCCCGTAGTGTGCGCGGTGTCGGCGCCGACCAGCCTCGCGGTCGAGGTCGCGGGGAGCTTCGGGATCACGCTGGTGGGCTTCGTGCGGGGGGACCGCTTCAATGTGTACAGCTTCCCCGAACGGTTGCGGCTGGAGAACGTCCGTTGA
- a CDS encoding IS1 family transposase encodes MNDPVCPRCHGVHIVKNGQAHTGKQRYLCRECRYQFTPDATWHRISPEKEAEVDRLLTERLSHRGICRVAGVSRCWFRLHLKKLKKTVLHSIPEEQPQAKKA; translated from the coding sequence ATGAACGACCCGGTCTGCCCCAGGTGCCATGGCGTTCACATCGTCAAAAATGGGCAGGCCCACACGGGGAAACAGCGCTACCTGTGTCGTGAATGCCGGTACCAGTTCACCCCTGACGCCACCTGGCACCGCATTTCGCCTGAAAAAGAGGCTGAAGTAGACCGCCTGCTGACCGAACGCCTCTCCCATCGCGGCATCTGTCGGGTTGCCGGGGTCAGTCGTTGCTGGTTCCGTCTTCACCTCAAAAAGCTTAAAAAGACCGTTTTGCACAGCATTCCTGAAGAACAACCCCAAGCAAAAAAAGCCTGA
- a CDS encoding DUF1641 domain-containing protein, producing MAKPLDFDVLTLLPTPEERLAESTAESAGALVEALELLRVLHEHKVLQTLVRVVQGGEGLTSHALDILNEPGSVRAVRNALEAVKVLGRIEPEALETVTGALSDGLQEGARRVRAGERAGPGELLALVRDPDVGLALGALVGVLRGFGRGLREREAHGHLPEVPQT from the coding sequence ATGGCGAAGCCTCTGGACTTCGACGTGCTGACGCTGCTCCCCACCCCCGAGGAACGGCTGGCCGAAAGCACCGCCGAGAGCGCGGGCGCGCTGGTGGAGGCGCTGGAACTGCTGCGCGTGCTGCACGAACACAAGGTGCTGCAAACCCTGGTCCGCGTCGTGCAGGGCGGCGAGGGCCTGACCTCCCACGCCCTGGACATCCTGAACGAGCCGGGCAGCGTGCGGGCCGTCCGCAACGCGCTGGAAGCGGTCAAGGTGCTGGGCCGCATCGAGCCGGAAGCGCTGGAAACCGTGACCGGGGCGCTCTCGGACGGCTTGCAGGAGGGCGCCCGCCGGGTCCGTGCCGGTGAACGGGCAGGCCCGGGCGAACTGCTCGCGCTGGTGCGTGACCCCGACGTGGGCCTGGCGCTGGGTGCCCTGGTCGGCGTGCTGCGCGGCTTCGGTCGCGGGCTGCGCGAGCGGGAGGCGCACGGCCATCTCCCCGAAGTTCCCCAGACCTGA
- a CDS encoding phosphotransferase family protein translates to MGRRHGDTAADRAIPHLGRLTVPAEAERCLNAALSEQGHPWLTDGAGPLRVQAVTVLREHAGSRWTLRYAVRRGEEERTLIGKVYSRDRSDVLTLLTSLRAGGLGPGQPMQVPAPVAYLPGLRLLLVEEAPGIPARTSLRRGDTGVLERTAGWLAAFHAAAVPPPTSAQPSDPLDKARRWAKALGEHAPHLKGEARHLLAALMEREPRPGPPHLVHGDFSVSHVYVSEGTTTVIDWDSWEVGDIAEDAGRLYASLQHLAARRPERYGGAAETFAGFYRAAVPAAWESLPFYAALSCLRTAKRLTAKGVPHRIGYARTLLTAGLSSLTAAGG, encoded by the coding sequence ATGGGCAGACGCCACGGCGATACCGCCGCCGACCGGGCCATCCCGCACCTGGGCCGCCTCACCGTCCCTGCCGAGGCCGAGCGGTGCCTGAATGCCGCGCTGAGCGAACAGGGCCATCCCTGGCTGACGGACGGCGCGGGGCCACTTCGGGTTCAGGCCGTCACGGTGCTGCGCGAACACGCGGGCAGCCGCTGGACATTGCGTTACGCGGTACGCCGGGGCGAGGAGGAGCGGACCCTGATCGGCAAGGTCTATTCACGGGACCGCAGCGATGTCCTGACCCTCCTCACCTCGCTGCGTGCCGGGGGGCTGGGTCCCGGCCAGCCGATGCAGGTCCCGGCCCCGGTCGCATACCTGCCCGGATTGCGCCTTCTGTTGGTGGAGGAAGCTCCGGGCATCCCGGCCCGGACGTCCTTGCGTCGGGGTGATACCGGGGTGCTGGAGAGGACGGCGGGTTGGCTGGCGGCCTTCCACGCGGCGGCAGTTCCCCCGCCCACCAGCGCGCAGCCAAGTGACCCCCTCGACAAGGCGCGGCGCTGGGCAAAGGCGCTGGGTGAGCATGCCCCTCATCTGAAGGGAGAAGCCCGTCACCTGCTCGCCGCGCTCATGGAGCGGGAACCGCGGCCCGGTCCGCCCCACCTCGTCCACGGGGACTTCAGCGTGTCCCACGTATATGTCTCGGAGGGAACGACCACCGTGATCGACTGGGACTCGTGGGAAGTCGGGGACATCGCGGAGGACGCGGGCCGCCTGTACGCCTCGCTGCAACACCTCGCGGCCCGCCGTCCCGAACGCTATGGGGGCGCCGCCGAGACGTTCGCGGGCTTCTACCGGGCGGCAGTCCCGGCGGCATGGGAGAGCCTCCCCTTCTACGCCGCGCTGTCCTGCCTGCGGACCGCGAAGCGGCTGACGGCGAAGGGGGTGCCGCACCGGATCGGTTACGCCCGGACGCTGCTCACCGCCGGGCTGAGTTCCCTGACTGCCGCAGGCGGGTGA
- a CDS encoding DUF2945 domain-containing protein — protein MSERFKVGDHVRWNSEAGYVSGRIIKVHTQDVDYKGYTHHASEDDPQYEIKSDKTDHIALHKGSALKKIEG, from the coding sequence ATGAGCGAACGCTTTAAAGTCGGCGATCACGTGCGCTGGAATTCCGAGGCTGGCTATGTCAGCGGCAGGATCATCAAAGTCCATACTCAGGACGTGGACTACAAAGGATACACTCACCACGCCAGCGAAGACGATCCTCAATATGAGATCAAAAGCGATAAGACGGACCATATCGCCCTACATAAAGGCTCGGCTTTGAAGAAGATCGAAGGCTGA
- a CDS encoding L-lactate MFS transporter — MSFLDREHSVAPPGFNRWLVPPAALAVHLSIGQIYAYSVFNKPLSEYGGWSLLALGVIFQLAIAVLGASAAIFGKWVERVGPRRTMFTAACFFAGGFLVAALGVATKQLWLVYLGNGLLGGIGLGLGYISPVSTLIKWFPDRPGVATGMAIMGFGGGALIASPLSVTLMNRFGGGVPANGITATFVTLGLIYLVFMLFGAFTIRVPRPGWAPAGYTASNANAPGHGMITNANVTVDTAMRTPQFWLLFAVLFLNVTAGIGILGQASVMIQEMFPGGPNHAAVTAAAAAGFVGLLSLFNMGGRFLWSSLSDRLGRKTTYAVFFALGAVLYFLIPITGHLGSVVLFVLCAAIIISMYGGGFATVPAYLRDLFGTLNVGAIHGRLLLAWSAAAIVGPYLVNGLRQSQINAGVPAADAYDLTMHIMVGLLVLGFVCNLLVRPVDPRYHIQPTDASLPPDSALGATRPSGD; from the coding sequence ATGTCCTTTCTAGATCGTGAGCACAGCGTCGCTCCGCCCGGATTTAACCGTTGGCTGGTGCCGCCTGCCGCGCTGGCCGTCCACCTGTCCATCGGCCAGATCTACGCCTACAGCGTGTTCAACAAGCCGCTTTCCGAGTACGGCGGCTGGAGCCTGCTGGCGCTGGGCGTGATTTTTCAGCTTGCCATCGCGGTGCTGGGGGCCTCGGCGGCCATCTTCGGCAAGTGGGTGGAGCGGGTCGGTCCCCGCCGCACCATGTTCACCGCCGCCTGTTTCTTTGCGGGCGGGTTCCTGGTGGCGGCGCTGGGGGTGGCCACCAAGCAACTGTGGCTGGTGTACCTGGGCAACGGCCTGCTGGGGGGCATCGGCCTGGGGCTGGGGTATATCTCTCCCGTCTCGACCCTGATCAAGTGGTTTCCCGACCGGCCCGGGGTGGCAACCGGCATGGCGATCATGGGCTTCGGCGGCGGCGCCCTGATCGCCTCGCCGCTGTCGGTGACCCTGATGAACCGCTTCGGGGGAGGCGTGCCCGCGAACGGCATCACCGCGACCTTCGTGACGCTGGGGCTGATCTACCTCGTCTTTATGCTGTTCGGCGCCTTCACCATCCGCGTGCCGCGCCCCGGCTGGGCACCCGCGGGCTACACGGCCAGCAACGCCAACGCCCCCGGCCACGGCATGATCACCAACGCCAACGTGACGGTCGATACCGCCATGCGGACGCCGCAGTTCTGGCTGCTGTTCGCGGTGCTGTTCCTGAACGTGACCGCCGGAATCGGCATCCTGGGCCAGGCTTCGGTGATGATCCAGGAGATGTTTCCGGGCGGGCCGAACCACGCGGCGGTCACGGCGGCGGCGGCGGCGGGCTTCGTGGGCCTGCTGAGCCTCTTCAATATGGGCGGACGCTTCCTCTGGTCGTCCCTGTCGGACCGCCTGGGGCGCAAGACCACCTACGCCGTCTTCTTCGCGCTGGGCGCGGTGCTGTACTTCCTGATTCCCATCACCGGTCACCTGGGCAGCGTGGTGCTGTTCGTCCTCTGCGCGGCCATCATCATCAGCATGTACGGCGGCGGCTTCGCCACGGTGCCCGCCTACCTGCGCGACCTGTTCGGCACCCTCAACGTCGGTGCGATTCACGGGCGGCTGCTGCTGGCCTGGTCGGCGGCGGCCATCGTCGGCCCCTACCTCGTCAACGGGCTGCGGCAGTCGCAGATCAATGCTGGCGTCCCCGCCGCCGACGCCTACGACCTGACCATGCACATCATGGTCGGCCTGCTGGTCCTGGGCTTTGTCTGCAACCTGCTGGTGCGGCCCGTTGACCCGCGCTACCACATCCAACCCACAGACGCCTCACTGCCGCCGGACAGCGCCCTGGGTGCCACGCGCCCGTCAGGAGACTGA